From Natronorubrum halophilum, a single genomic window includes:
- a CDS encoding Na+/H+ antiporter NhaC family protein — protein MTGETVGAISLVPPLLAIVLAIVTRKPVLSLFLGIWSGGVIYTTSHGVAQTLDWLVSSIGESTFNAKIMLIVLFLGAGVALIWRLGGANAIANSVTAYLDTPRKVGGATWIFGMLWFFDDYSNTAIVGTTMREISDEVRVSREKLAYMIDSTAAPVATFGVSSWVAYQLSMIEEGYSAADVSVEAGEVPGAFALFLQSIPFNMYCLFAVAMVGIIVFTGRDFGEMLDAEHRSATEGKVLRDEAIPMQSAEDSLGAVLTDSPKLRYFAVPTLALMAVVVGGAAYTGLGASDPGAGPFEIAGNAAFVDALLWGTFTMVGVAFAMGVGSGLASLDEAMETVIDGFGMMLTALTILVMAWTIGTVTTALGTGVYVTNIAENFVTPTTLPVVVLIASAFIAFSTGTSWGTMAIVTPIAIPLAWSVGGATPELLPVAIGTVFSGAIFGDHCSPISDTTILSSTFTGADHIDHVRTQMYYATTVMIVAAVLLIVWGATRITPLVLLPIGVVTLVGLVYVLSEFDANRKGVEATRTVRVGSGSVSDDD, from the coding sequence ATGACGGGCGAGACGGTCGGTGCCATCTCGCTCGTTCCGCCGCTTCTGGCGATCGTCCTCGCGATCGTGACGCGGAAACCAGTTCTCTCGCTGTTCCTTGGAATCTGGTCCGGTGGCGTGATCTACACGACGAGCCACGGCGTGGCGCAGACGCTGGACTGGCTCGTCTCCTCGATCGGCGAGAGCACGTTCAACGCGAAGATCATGCTGATCGTGTTGTTCCTCGGGGCGGGGGTCGCGCTTATCTGGCGGCTCGGCGGGGCGAACGCCATCGCCAACTCGGTGACCGCCTATCTCGACACTCCACGGAAGGTCGGCGGGGCGACGTGGATTTTCGGCATGCTGTGGTTCTTCGACGACTACTCGAACACCGCGATCGTCGGAACCACGATGCGCGAGATCTCCGACGAGGTGCGGGTCTCCCGCGAGAAACTCGCGTATATGATCGACTCGACGGCCGCGCCCGTCGCGACGTTTGGCGTCTCGAGTTGGGTCGCCTACCAGTTGAGCATGATCGAAGAGGGGTACAGCGCCGCGGACGTCTCCGTTGAGGCCGGCGAGGTTCCCGGCGCATTCGCGCTGTTCTTACAGAGCATCCCGTTCAACATGTACTGCCTGTTCGCGGTCGCGATGGTCGGGATCATCGTCTTCACCGGCCGTGACTTCGGCGAGATGCTCGACGCCGAGCATCGGTCGGCGACGGAGGGAAAAGTCCTGCGAGACGAGGCCATTCCGATGCAAAGCGCCGAAGACAGCCTCGGAGCAGTGCTCACCGACTCGCCGAAGCTCCGATACTTCGCCGTCCCGACCCTCGCGCTGATGGCGGTCGTGGTCGGCGGCGCCGCCTACACCGGACTTGGAGCCTCGGACCCCGGTGCCGGGCCGTTCGAGATTGCCGGTAACGCCGCGTTCGTCGACGCGCTCCTGTGGGGAACATTCACGATGGTCGGCGTCGCGTTCGCAATGGGCGTTGGGAGCGGTCTCGCCAGCCTTGACGAGGCGATGGAGACCGTGATCGACGGCTTCGGAATGATGCTGACCGCGCTCACGATCCTCGTGATGGCCTGGACGATCGGAACCGTCACCACCGCGCTCGGCACGGGCGTCTACGTCACGAACATCGCGGAGAACTTCGTGACGCCGACGACGCTCCCGGTCGTCGTGCTGATTGCGTCCGCGTTCATCGCGTTCTCGACGGGCACGTCCTGGGGAACGATGGCGATCGTCACGCCGATCGCGATCCCGCTGGCGTGGAGCGTCGGCGGCGCCACGCCGGAGCTACTCCCCGTCGCGATCGGGACCGTGTTCAGCGGTGCCATCTTCGGGGACCACTGCTCACCCATCTCCGACACGACGATCCTCTCGTCGACGTTCACCGGCGCCGACCATATCGACCACGTCCGCACCCAGATGTACTACGCCACGACGGTGATGATCGTGGCCGCGGTGCTGCTGATCGTGTGGGGCGCCACCCGGATCACGCCGCTGGTGCTGCTCCCAATCGGCGTGGTGACCCTCGTTGGTCTGGTGTACGTGTTGTCCGAGTTCGACGCGAACCGGAAGGGCGTGGAGGCGACCCGCACGGTTCGGGTCGGGAGCGGATCCGTCTCCGACGACGACTGA
- a CDS encoding RNA-guided endonuclease InsQ/TnpB family protein produces the protein MEVKRTVPVKLDVPDDRRDDLHTTIDQFNDAANYTVENARKDDGYLILNKSKIHDRVYYDLRDRTDLPANLCVRAYSKAVEALKSTVAEWKKGNSRPLPHFSEPSTVYDKRTLTIKDRSATLSTVNGRVAVEYVIGDYQQSYLDDDDYEKRMGTLHYREDEGAFYLHIVLLKEVEQREGDRVMGVDVNLKNVAVTSTGAFSDGGELLWGQNHYFRVRRSLQAKGTRSAKQALARLSGRENRFVLDRLHTISRRLVEEARTHDCSYIAVERLTHIRENMDNGNDRTKRQIHDWAFRELQEMLEWKGAEFGISVEPIPPAFTSQTCSRCGHQSSTNRGSDGWFACNECGQEYDGDYNAAKNIGLKLLTVPEGKRPSGLSHGQLALKSGTVNLSDDSSSAEFRPEGESHGQARSSNASVSKR, from the coding sequence ATGGAGGTCAAACGAACTGTCCCCGTCAAACTTGACGTACCCGACGATCGACGGGACGACCTCCATACCACTATCGACCAGTTCAACGACGCCGCGAACTACACGGTCGAGAACGCGCGCAAAGACGACGGCTACCTCATCCTCAACAAGTCGAAGATACACGACCGCGTGTACTACGACCTGCGAGACCGAACCGACCTTCCCGCGAACCTCTGCGTTCGTGCCTACTCGAAAGCCGTCGAAGCCCTCAAATCGACGGTCGCCGAGTGGAAGAAGGGCAACAGCCGTCCACTCCCCCACTTCTCCGAACCGTCCACTGTCTACGACAAACGGACGCTGACCATCAAGGACCGTTCGGCGACCCTCTCGACGGTCAACGGACGGGTAGCCGTCGAATACGTCATCGGTGACTACCAGCAGTCGTACCTCGATGATGACGACTACGAAAAACGGATGGGGACCTTGCACTACCGCGAGGACGAAGGCGCGTTCTACCTCCATATTGTCCTCTTGAAAGAGGTCGAACAGCGGGAGGGAGACCGCGTAATGGGCGTTGATGTGAACTTGAAGAACGTCGCCGTGACTTCGACCGGCGCGTTCTCCGATGGTGGCGAACTACTGTGGGGTCAGAACCACTACTTCCGAGTCCGCCGGAGCCTCCAAGCCAAAGGCACTCGGTCCGCAAAGCAGGCGCTTGCGCGACTGTCGGGCCGAGAAAACCGCTTCGTCTTGGACCGCCTGCACACTATCTCTCGGCGACTCGTTGAAGAGGCTCGAACCCACGACTGTTCGTACATCGCCGTCGAGCGGCTAACCCACATCCGTGAGAACATGGATAACGGGAACGACCGCACCAAGCGTCAGATACACGATTGGGCGTTCCGCGAGCTACAAGAAATGCTCGAATGGAAGGGCGCCGAGTTCGGTATCTCGGTCGAACCCATTCCGCCCGCATTTACGTCTCAGACCTGCTCGCGGTGTGGCCACCAATCGAGCACGAACCGAGGCTCGGATGGATGGTTCGCGTGCAACGAGTGTGGTCAAGAGTACGACGGCGACTACAACGCGGCGAAGAACATCGGTCTGAAGTTGCTAACTGTACCCGAGGGCAAACGTCCCTCGGGGTTGAGCCACGGTCAACTGGCTCTGAAGTCCGGGACGGTGAACCTGAGCGACGATAGTTCGTCCGCCGAGTTTCGGCCAGAAGGGGAGTCCCACGGGCAAGCCCGGTCCTCAAACGCGAGCGTCAGCAAGCGTTAG
- a CDS encoding NAD-dependent epimerase/dehydratase family protein: MTISTIAVTGGNGKIGSAILEHLADHGYETVNISRGKRCEGVSDTYITANLLDAGETYGAIAKTGTDAVIHMGTIPDPYSDPDYRVYESNVMSAKHVLEAADSLGLETVCLPSSINAIGSEHQERNADIRYLPVDEAHPRTPDDPYGIAKHAMEVTADGVGRRPSTDLTIASLRYPWVTTEEEMREHFVEADRSLEALAKVHPATGRDVLFSYLAVDDATSIARKAVEADFEGHEVFWAVAGDTTAAARTTDIAAEYYPNAEIETEFGEHETLVDLSKAAELLDWEPQHSWRDLSTTRL, from the coding sequence ATGACAATCTCCACCATCGCAGTGACAGGCGGCAACGGCAAAATCGGATCGGCAATCCTCGAGCACCTCGCCGACCACGGTTACGAAACGGTCAACATCTCTCGTGGCAAGCGCTGCGAAGGGGTCTCCGATACGTATATTACGGCTAACCTTCTCGATGCGGGCGAGACGTACGGCGCCATCGCAAAGACAGGTACCGACGCTGTGATCCACATGGGAACGATCCCCGATCCGTACAGTGACCCAGACTACCGCGTTTACGAGAGCAACGTGATGTCCGCAAAACACGTTCTCGAGGCGGCCGACTCGCTGGGTCTCGAGACCGTCTGTCTCCCCTCCAGCATCAACGCGATCGGGAGCGAACACCAGGAGCGGAACGCCGACATACGCTATCTCCCGGTCGATGAAGCCCACCCACGCACGCCGGACGATCCCTACGGGATCGCCAAGCACGCGATGGAGGTGACGGCAGACGGGGTCGGCCGACGCCCGTCCACCGATCTCACCATCGCTTCGTTGCGGTACCCGTGGGTGACGACCGAGGAGGAGATGCGCGAACACTTCGTTGAAGCGGACCGATCGCTGGAAGCACTCGCGAAGGTTCACCCGGCGACGGGCCGAGACGTGCTGTTCTCATACCTCGCCGTCGACGATGCGACGTCCATCGCCCGCAAGGCCGTCGAGGCCGATTTCGAGGGTCACGAAGTATTTTGGGCCGTCGCCGGTGACACGACGGCCGCGGCGCGGACGACCGACATCGCCGCGGAGTACTACCCGAACGCAGAGATCGAGACGGAGTTCGGCGAGCACGAAACGCTCGTCGATCTTTCCAAGGCAGCCGAACTGCTCGACTGGGAGCCCCAGCACAGCTGGCGGGACCTGTCAACTACCCGTCTCTAA
- a CDS encoding CopG family ribbon-helix-helix protein, with protein MTQDVERMSVTLPPSLLAEFDDVVEMGQYDSRSEATRDALRAFVTEFTQQTGLSGTLSGSIVVLYEHDHSGVSDEMTELQHDFTETIIAVHHVHLSDHLCLESIAIDGTGERIEQLLSRIRPLKGVHQVKLAVVDAEH; from the coding sequence ATGACCCAAGATGTTGAGCGCATGAGCGTCACCCTTCCACCAAGTCTTCTCGCCGAATTTGACGACGTTGTAGAGATGGGTCAGTACGATAGTCGATCCGAAGCAACCAGGGACGCACTTCGCGCATTTGTTACGGAATTCACTCAACAAACCGGATTATCAGGAACGCTGAGCGGATCCATTGTCGTCCTTTACGAGCATGATCACAGTGGCGTAAGCGATGAAATGACCGAATTACAGCACGATTTCACTGAGACGATTATTGCAGTACATCACGTTCACCTCAGTGACCACCTCTGCTTGGAGTCGATAGCCATTGACGGTACTGGTGAACGAATCGAGCAGTTGTTATCTCGCATCCGTCCGTTAAAAGGCGTTCATCAAGTCAAACTCGCTGTAGTCGATGCGGAGCATTGA
- a CDS encoding mannonate dehydratase, translating into MNPTVMLPPRPDRRWTIAKQLGLDTAVVRFWGVDEWWEYETLMRTTARFDDHGFSLDVVEDRPPMEKTVLGKEGRDEEIAVVKELLENMGRLGIDTYCWVWTENPLGVIRTSDSLPGRGNSRRIGYDHEWMEHAPRHEAADITEDELWENLQYFLDEIVPVAEEAGVNLALHPDDPPTSPVRGVPRIVTSVDDYRRILDMYDSPRHGVTFCQGNFAAMGADLQETIREFGDRLHFVHFRDVEGDSRNFVETWHDEGPTDMKATIEAYREAGFDGPIRPDHVPRMVGEEDREDAMAGYTDMGRLFAIGYIKGLLE; encoded by the coding sequence ATGAATCCAACCGTCATGCTCCCCCCGCGGCCGGACCGCCGCTGGACGATCGCGAAGCAACTCGGACTCGACACGGCCGTCGTCCGGTTCTGGGGCGTCGACGAGTGGTGGGAGTATGAGACACTGATGCGTACGACAGCCCGGTTTGACGATCACGGCTTTTCGCTGGACGTCGTCGAAGATCGCCCGCCGATGGAAAAAACCGTCCTCGGAAAGGAAGGTCGCGACGAAGAGATCGCAGTAGTCAAAGAACTACTCGAGAACATGGGACGACTCGGTATCGATACCTACTGCTGGGTGTGGACCGAGAACCCGCTGGGTGTCATCCGAACCTCCGACTCGCTCCCCGGACGTGGTAACTCCCGTCGCATCGGCTACGACCACGAGTGGATGGAGCACGCACCCCGCCACGAGGCAGCGGATATCACCGAGGACGAGCTGTGGGAGAACCTGCAGTACTTTCTCGACGAGATCGTCCCCGTTGCAGAGGAGGCGGGTGTAAATCTTGCGCTTCACCCCGACGACCCGCCCACTTCACCCGTTCGAGGCGTCCCTCGCATCGTTACGTCCGTCGACGACTATCGACGGATCCTCGACATGTACGATAGCCCGCGCCACGGCGTGACGTTCTGTCAAGGTAACTTCGCTGCAATGGGAGCAGATCTTCAGGAGACGATCCGCGAGTTCGGCGATCGTCTTCACTTCGTCCACTTTCGTGACGTCGAGGGCGACAGCCGGAACTTCGTCGAGACGTGGCACGACGAGGGGCCGACTGATATGAAAGCTACCATCGAGGCCTACCGAGAGGCCGGCTTCGACGGCCCGATTCGTCCTGACCACGTGCCGCGAATGGTCGGCGAGGAAGACCGTGAGGACGCGATGGCCGGCTATACCGACATGGGCCGTCTGTTCGCCATCGGTTATATTAAGGGGCTACTCGAATAA